A portion of the Rhodococcus pseudokoreensis genome contains these proteins:
- a CDS encoding DUF732 domain-containing protein, translating to MPQHSRISTTFRRSIAVGALAVAASGLLVGCGSDDSTATSNPSTSAPTTSAAASSSAESSASAAPSASASASASAPVTSPGEAATAPPAQPEEVPGDFPGPSEVPVSADGQKFLDALKAKGIEPAADGTMAVSTADFICQAKAEGKSDPETMVFVTAMVGTEASAAGKELTQEQATANATTYMDVAHATYCK from the coding sequence ATGCCGCAGCACTCACGTATCAGCACCACCTTCCGACGGTCGATCGCGGTAGGCGCGCTCGCCGTCGCAGCGAGCGGATTGTTGGTCGGGTGCGGTAGCGACGACTCCACGGCGACGTCCAACCCGTCCACCAGCGCGCCCACGACGTCCGCGGCCGCGTCCAGTTCCGCCGAGAGTTCGGCGTCCGCCGCGCCCAGCGCGAGCGCGTCCGCTTCGGCCTCCGCGCCGGTGACGAGCCCCGGCGAAGCGGCCACCGCACCGCCCGCGCAGCCCGAGGAAGTTCCGGGCGACTTCCCCGGCCCCAGCGAGGTCCCGGTCAGCGCCGACGGCCAGAAGTTCCTCGACGCGCTGAAGGCCAAGGGCATCGAGCCCGCCGCCGACGGCACCATGGCCGTGAGCACCGCCGACTTCATCTGCCAGGCCAAGGCCGAAGGCAAGAGCGACCCCGAGACGATGGTGTTCGTCACAGCGATGGTCGGCACCGAGGCGTCCGCTGCGGGGAAGGAACTGACCCAGGAGCAGGCGACGGCCAACGCCACGACCTACATGGACGTCGCCCACGCGACCTACTGCAAGTAG
- a CDS encoding LLM class F420-dependent oxidoreductase: MSSDASSLRKFRFAAGGEGNADEGGARRFVKLAQKAEELGFDSFMIPDHLGNQVGPIAALGALAIATDKIRLGTAVLANGFRHPAILAKDAATIDVLSGGRLELGIGAGWMKEEFDKGGIDYERPGVRIAKLEETLQILDVLLRGQECNFDGKYYQIKGLTGSPRPRQGPRPPIAVGGGGPKMLALAAKYADIISVATPTSKEGKLLLSGVTLEKTMERVDRIREAAGDRFDDIELNWTITTIVITDDREQTAEMALAAIDQGFPPNIEADVKLSVEDILSSPYLAIGSFEEIADQIRMVREKTTMSYVGVFPTQMDAFAPIISQLKGE; this comes from the coding sequence ATGAGTTCCGACGCCAGCTCGTTGCGTAAGTTCCGATTCGCCGCAGGCGGAGAGGGCAACGCGGACGAGGGCGGCGCGCGTCGGTTCGTCAAGCTTGCGCAGAAGGCCGAGGAACTCGGGTTCGACAGCTTCATGATCCCCGACCACCTGGGTAACCAGGTCGGACCGATCGCCGCGCTGGGCGCGCTCGCGATCGCGACGGACAAGATCCGCCTCGGCACCGCGGTCCTCGCCAACGGCTTCCGGCATCCGGCGATCCTCGCCAAGGACGCCGCCACCATCGACGTGCTGTCGGGTGGCCGCCTCGAACTCGGCATCGGCGCGGGCTGGATGAAGGAAGAGTTCGACAAGGGCGGCATCGACTACGAGCGCCCGGGCGTCCGGATCGCCAAGCTCGAGGAGACCCTGCAGATTCTCGACGTGCTGCTGCGCGGTCAGGAGTGCAACTTCGACGGCAAGTACTACCAGATCAAGGGTCTGACGGGCAGCCCGCGACCGCGGCAGGGGCCGCGTCCCCCGATCGCGGTCGGCGGCGGCGGACCCAAGATGCTGGCGCTCGCCGCCAAGTACGCCGACATCATCTCCGTGGCGACGCCGACCAGCAAGGAAGGCAAGCTCCTCCTGTCGGGTGTCACGCTCGAGAAGACGATGGAGCGCGTCGACCGGATCCGGGAAGCTGCCGGGGACCGGTTCGACGACATCGAACTGAACTGGACGATCACCACCATCGTCATCACCGACGACCGTGAGCAGACCGCCGAGATGGCGCTCGCCGCCATCGACCAGGGCTTTCCGCCCAACATCGAGGCCGACGTGAAGCTGTCCGTCGAAGACATCCTGAGCTCGCCGTATCTGGCGATCGGCAGCTTCGAGGAGATCGCCGATCAGATCCGTATGGTGCGAGAAAAGACGACAATGTCCTACGTCGGTGTGTTCCCCACACAGATGGATGCGTTCGCGCCGATCATCTCGCAACTGAAGGGCGAGTAG
- a CDS encoding cutinase family protein, with the protein MSVTGRGTRKKKSSLLRKLLVLIVILLVILVAVIALWYLLAGRLPKPIPTPPGPERPNAQPASCPDVQVVVVPGTWESSATDDPYNPTANPASLMLNVSRPLQQQFESSRADVYTVPYVAQFSNPVAFPPDGQQSYNNSRGAGTAATNDILIRRHAECPLTSFLLTGFSQGAVIAGDVASSIGAGDGPVPADLVLGVGLIADGRRDPAAATNVGQPVAGVGAELSLAGLQIPGITMTGQRPGGFGELADRAVEICAPTDGICDAPAQALKPSNWIGSGLRLLEYNNNPVHAMYNSYVVDDSGTTATQWIAGWAAEKIEAAPTPAHS; encoded by the coding sequence ATGTCGGTGACCGGGCGCGGAACGCGGAAGAAGAAGAGCAGCCTCCTGCGCAAACTGCTGGTGCTGATCGTGATCCTGCTGGTGATTCTCGTCGCAGTGATCGCGCTCTGGTATCTGCTCGCCGGGCGGCTGCCCAAACCGATCCCGACCCCGCCCGGTCCCGAGCGTCCCAATGCCCAGCCGGCGAGCTGCCCCGACGTCCAGGTGGTCGTCGTCCCGGGCACGTGGGAGTCCAGCGCCACCGACGACCCGTACAACCCGACGGCCAACCCGGCATCGCTGATGCTGAACGTGTCGCGGCCGCTGCAGCAGCAGTTCGAGTCCTCGCGCGCCGACGTGTACACGGTTCCGTACGTCGCGCAGTTCTCGAACCCGGTCGCCTTCCCGCCGGACGGGCAGCAGTCGTACAACAACAGCCGCGGCGCCGGCACCGCGGCCACCAACGACATCCTGATCCGCCGGCACGCCGAGTGCCCGCTGACCAGTTTCCTGCTCACCGGCTTCTCTCAGGGCGCCGTCATCGCCGGCGACGTCGCCTCGAGTATCGGTGCAGGTGACGGTCCTGTTCCGGCGGATCTGGTGCTGGGTGTCGGGCTCATCGCCGACGGTCGACGCGACCCTGCCGCCGCGACGAACGTCGGGCAGCCGGTCGCCGGTGTCGGAGCCGAACTGTCCCTGGCCGGTCTGCAGATCCCGGGAATCACGATGACCGGTCAGCGGCCCGGCGGATTCGGTGAACTCGCCGACCGAGCGGTCGAGATCTGCGCCCCCACGGACGGGATCTGCGACGCGCCGGCGCAGGCGCTGAAGCCGAGCAACTGGATCGGCAGCGGGTTGCGTCTTCTCGAGTACAACAACAACCCGGTCCACGCGATGTACAACTCGTACGTCGTCGACGACTCCGGCACGACGGCCACGCAGTGGATCGCCGGATGGGCAGCCGAGAAGATAGAGGCCGCCCCGACCCCGGCCCACAGTTGA